Proteins encoded within one genomic window of Spirulina major PCC 6313:
- a CDS encoding MGMT family protein: MTAYDRIYAITRQIPYGHVATYGQIAELADYPRQARLVGYALYRITPEQNIPWHRVINAKGEVSHSVLRHGTDYLQRHLLEQEGIEFTPAGKISLSRYQWQPHKM; this comes from the coding sequence ATGACCGCCTACGATCGCATCTACGCCATCACTCGCCAAATTCCCTATGGGCACGTCGCCACCTACGGCCAAATCGCAGAACTGGCGGACTATCCCCGCCAAGCGCGGCTCGTAGGCTATGCCCTCTATCGAATTACGCCAGAGCAGAATATCCCCTGGCATCGGGTGATTAATGCCAAAGGAGAAGTGTCTCATTCTGTTTTGCGCCACGGTACGGATTATTTGCAGCGTCATTTACTCGAACAAGAAGGGATTGAATTTACCCCCGCCGGGAAAATTAGTCTCAGCCGTTATCAATGGCAACCTCACAAAATGTGA
- the ileS gene encoding isoleucine--tRNA ligase, with protein MTEPKSYKDTINLPKTDFNMRANAVQREPELQQFWHDERIYETLAVENPRDRFILHDGPPYANGALHMGHALNKILKDIINKYKLLQGYKVRYVPGWDCHGLPIELKVIQTIDREERKTMTPLALRYKARDFAIATMAAQRDGFKRFGVWGDWENPYLTLKPEYEAAQIGVFGKMALNGYIYRGLKAVHWSPSSKTALAEAELEYPEGHTSRSIYAAFTITHLAPTAESLREFLPDLGVAIWTTTPWTIPGNLAVAVNSALTYAVVEIEQPLSGHRYWLVAADLVETLAAKFATPLTVKTTIAGAALEHCTYRHPLYDRTSPIVIGGDYITTESGTGLVHTAPGHGQEDFITGQKYGLPILSPVDANGILTAEAGPFEGLNVLKDANGAIIEALTAAKSLILAEDYVHKYPYDWRTKKPTIFRATEQWFASVEGFRDQALKAIASVQWIPAQGQNRITPMVSDRADWCISRQRSWGVPIPVFYDEATNEPLLTADTIAHVQGIIAERGSDAWWELSVEELLPPSYRNNGKTYRKGTDTMDVWFDSGSSWAAVADRREELTYPVDLYLEGSDQHRGWFQSSLLTSVATNGIAPYKTVLTHGFALDEKGRKMSKSLGNVVDPMLVINGGKNQKQEPPYGADVLRLWVSSVDYSSDVPIGKTILKQLSDVYRKIRNTARFLLGNLHDFNPQTDAVQYEDLPELDRYMLHCIDRVFSDVTAAFESYQFFKFFQTVQNFCVVDLSNFYLDIAKDRLYISALDSPRRRSCQTVLAVALENLAKAIAPVLSHMAEDIWQSLPYAAPEKSVFAAGWVKTDPAWQQPELATKWERFRALRDEVNKVMEQARSAKVIGASLEAKVLLFVPDADLRQQLSALNPSDTLGAIRVDALRYLFLASQVELVDSADAITALDYHSATDLVTVGITTAAGQKCDRCWNYSTTVGDAADDPTICDRCVNALSGQF; from the coding sequence ATGACCGAACCGAAGAGCTACAAAGACACGATCAACCTGCCGAAAACAGACTTCAATATGCGGGCTAACGCGGTGCAGCGGGAACCCGAATTGCAACAGTTTTGGCACGATGAACGCATTTACGAAACCTTGGCGGTGGAAAATCCCCGCGATCGCTTCATTCTCCACGACGGCCCGCCCTACGCCAACGGAGCGCTCCACATGGGCCACGCCTTAAATAAAATTTTAAAAGACATTATTAATAAATATAAGTTGCTCCAGGGCTACAAAGTCCGCTATGTGCCGGGTTGGGACTGTCACGGCTTGCCCATTGAGTTGAAAGTTATTCAAACCATTGACCGCGAAGAACGCAAAACCATGACCCCCCTAGCCCTGCGCTATAAGGCGCGGGACTTTGCGATCGCCACCATGGCAGCCCAGCGCGATGGGTTCAAACGCTTCGGCGTTTGGGGCGATTGGGAAAACCCCTATCTCACCCTCAAACCCGAATACGAAGCCGCCCAGATTGGCGTATTCGGCAAAATGGCCCTCAATGGCTACATCTACCGGGGTTTAAAAGCGGTGCATTGGAGTCCTAGCTCTAAAACTGCCCTCGCTGAAGCCGAACTCGAATACCCCGAAGGCCACACCTCCCGCAGCATTTACGCCGCCTTTACGATCACCCACCTCGCCCCCACCGCTGAATCCCTGAGGGAGTTTCTCCCGGATCTCGGCGTAGCAATCTGGACGACGACCCCCTGGACAATTCCGGGAAATTTGGCCGTGGCGGTGAATAGTGCCCTCACCTATGCGGTGGTAGAAATAGAGCAACCGCTATCGGGCCATCGTTATTGGCTCGTCGCGGCGGACTTGGTGGAAACCTTGGCGGCGAAATTTGCCACCCCCTTAACGGTCAAAACCACGATCGCAGGCGCAGCCCTAGAGCATTGCACCTATCGCCATCCTCTCTACGATCGCACTAGTCCCATCGTCATCGGCGGCGACTATATCACCACCGAATCCGGGACGGGGTTGGTGCATACCGCGCCCGGCCATGGTCAAGAGGATTTCATCACCGGGCAAAAATACGGGTTGCCGATTTTGTCGCCAGTGGATGCTAACGGCATCTTGACCGCCGAAGCTGGGCCCTTTGAAGGGTTGAATGTGCTCAAGGATGCCAATGGCGCAATCATTGAAGCCTTAACAGCGGCAAAATCCCTGATCCTCGCCGAGGACTATGTGCATAAATATCCCTACGATTGGCGGACGAAAAAACCGACGATTTTCCGAGCGACGGAACAATGGTTTGCGTCGGTGGAAGGGTTCCGAGATCAGGCGTTAAAAGCGATCGCATCGGTGCAATGGATTCCCGCCCAGGGACAAAACCGGATCACACCGATGGTGAGCGATCGCGCCGATTGGTGCATTTCCCGGCAGCGCAGTTGGGGCGTTCCGATTCCCGTTTTTTACGACGAAGCCACCAACGAACCCCTGCTCACCGCCGACACGATCGCCCATGTGCAGGGAATCATCGCCGAGCGCGGTTCCGATGCCTGGTGGGAACTCTCCGTCGAGGAACTCCTCCCCCCCAGCTATCGCAACAACGGCAAAACCTACCGCAAAGGCACGGACACGATGGATGTCTGGTTTGATTCCGGTTCCTCTTGGGCGGCAGTAGCCGATCGCCGCGAGGAATTAACCTATCCCGTCGATCTTTACCTTGAAGGTTCCGATCAACATCGCGGTTGGTTCCAATCCAGCCTCTTAACCAGTGTCGCCACCAACGGTATTGCCCCCTATAAAACGGTGTTAACCCACGGCTTCGCCCTCGATGAAAAGGGGCGGAAAATGAGTAAATCCCTCGGCAATGTGGTTGACCCAATGCTGGTGATTAATGGCGGTAAAAATCAAAAACAAGAGCCGCCCTATGGTGCTGATGTGTTGCGGTTGTGGGTGTCGTCGGTGGATTATTCCTCTGATGTTCCCATCGGGAAAACAATCTTAAAACAACTTTCCGATGTGTACCGCAAAATTCGCAATACAGCCCGATTTTTACTGGGAAATCTACACGATTTCAACCCTCAAACCGATGCAGTTCAGTATGAAGATTTACCCGAACTGGATCGCTATATGTTGCACTGTATCGATCGCGTCTTTTCTGATGTGACCGCTGCCTTTGAAAGCTATCAGTTTTTTAAGTTCTTCCAAACAGTGCAAAACTTTTGTGTGGTGGATTTGTCGAATTTCTACCTCGATATCGCCAAGGATCGCCTCTATATTTCCGCCCTCGATTCACCGCGTCGGCGCAGTTGTCAAACGGTGCTGGCTGTGGCGTTAGAGAATTTGGCCAAAGCGATCGCGCCTGTCCTCTCCCACATGGCGGAAGATATTTGGCAATCGCTCCCCTACGCAGCTCCCGAAAAATCGGTGTTTGCAGCGGGTTGGGTGAAGACCGATCCAGCTTGGCAACAGCCGGAATTGGCGACGAAATGGGAACGATTCCGAGCCTTGCGCGATGAGGTAAACAAGGTGATGGAACAGGCCCGCAGCGCGAAGGTGATCGGCGCATCCCTCGAAGCGAAAGTCTTGCTATTTGTGCCCGATGCAGATCTTCGCCAACAGTTGAGCGCCTTGAATCCCAGTGATACCCTCGGCGCGATCCGGGTGGATGCCCTGCGTTATCTCTTCCTCGCGTCCCAAGTGGAACTCGTAGACAGTGCCGACGCGATTACGGCGCTGGACTATCACAGTGCCACGGATCTCGTCACGGTGGGGATCACGACGGCGGCGGGCCAAAAGTGCGATCGCTGCTGGAACTATTCCACCACCGTCGGCGATGCAGCGGATGATCCGACAATTTGCGATCGCTGCGTCAATGCGTTGAGCGGTCAATTTTAG
- a CDS encoding helix-turn-helix domain-containing protein, whose protein sequence is MINKKFGHLIRQTRKIKGYSQRELATLIKIDFTYLSKLENNRAEYAPKEDVIRGLAQKLDLDPEELIFLAGRVPQQQEDLLSKHYKDMPMLFRRIRSNPEFARQLFQEAEELES, encoded by the coding sequence ATGATAAACAAGAAATTTGGTCACCTAATTCGCCAAACCCGCAAAATCAAAGGCTACAGTCAACGGGAACTCGCCACCTTAATCAAAATCGACTTTACCTATCTCTCGAAGCTCGAAAACAACCGCGCCGAATACGCCCCCAAAGAAGACGTGATTCGCGGCCTTGCCCAAAAACTCGACCTTGATCCTGAAGAACTGATCTTCCTCGCCGGGCGCGTTCCCCAACAACAGGAAGACCTCCTCAGCAAGCATTACAAGGATATGCCGATGCTGTTCCGCCGCATTCGCAGCAACCCCGAATTTGCCCGGCAACTGTTCCAAGAGGCTGAAGAGTTGGAGTCTTAG
- a CDS encoding ImmA/IrrE family metallo-endopeptidase, which translates to MIRPFRFLSKHEIECRALDVLTAMGLTVQDFPLDSSVVAEFLGLDVVWDVIPDDGRGLIAARILPLERLIEMNESLPSLQGGLGESTLAHEIGHWVLHLDQGAIARAERLAQRGLHLKISPFLCRNATEAEGIEWQAQYFATCLLMPRFVMEARSHPQDVQDWRSLYQFADNMGVTISNLIHRLKDLGWITDVPESTQTPILKQS; encoded by the coding sequence ATGATTCGTCCGTTTCGTTTTTTGTCCAAGCATGAGATTGAATGCCGGGCCCTGGATGTCTTGACGGCGATGGGGTTGACGGTGCAGGATTTCCCCCTTGATAGCAGTGTGGTGGCGGAATTTTTGGGCTTAGATGTGGTGTGGGATGTGATTCCCGATGATGGTCGGGGGTTGATTGCGGCGCGGATTTTGCCCTTGGAGCGGTTGATTGAGATGAATGAATCGTTGCCATCGTTACAGGGGGGGCTGGGGGAATCGACCCTGGCCCATGAGATTGGCCATTGGGTGCTGCATTTGGATCAAGGAGCGATCGCCCGCGCCGAACGCCTCGCCCAACGGGGTCTTCACCTCAAGATTTCCCCCTTTCTCTGCCGTAATGCCACCGAAGCCGAGGGCATTGAATGGCAAGCGCAATATTTCGCCACTTGTTTATTAATGCCGCGTTTTGTGATGGAGGCGCGATCGCACCCCCAAGACGTGCAGGATTGGCGATCGCTCTACCAGTTCGCCGACAATATGGGCGTGACCATCTCCAACCTGATCCACCGCTTGAAAGATCTCGGCTGGATCACCGATGTGCCAGAATCGACCCAAACCCCTATTTTGAAACAATCATGA
- a CDS encoding GIY-YIG nuclease family protein, whose amino-acid sequence MTSELPTLTSLDYMPYLERGEIANEWQQKIGVYAIFDADNVLQLVDYSRDIYLSLRQHLVRCPEQCHWLKGFMINRPSRTILEDIRQAWITENGTIPPGNDHESERWHNPIDTKGAMTPEEQERFSKQEERDQIKLLKTVARRVEADILSQLEQRGVTMQIRFNPKLKEQGLLDVK is encoded by the coding sequence ATGACTTCAGAACTTCCCACCCTGACCAGCCTTGACTACATGCCCTACCTTGAAAGGGGCGAAATTGCCAACGAATGGCAGCAAAAAATTGGTGTCTATGCCATTTTTGACGCCGATAATGTCCTACAACTCGTAGACTATTCCCGCGATATTTATCTGAGTCTCCGTCAACATCTTGTCCGGTGCCCGGAGCAATGTCACTGGCTCAAAGGCTTCATGATCAACCGTCCCAGTCGCACGATTCTAGAAGATATTCGCCAAGCCTGGATCACGGAAAATGGCACCATTCCCCCCGGTAATGATCACGAGTCAGAACGCTGGCATAATCCCATCGATACCAAGGGAGCGATGACCCCTGAGGAGCAAGAGCGTTTCTCTAAACAAGAAGAGCGCGATCAAATCAAGCTGCTCAAAACAGTGGCGCGACGAGTAGAAGCGGACATTCTGAGCCAGTTGGAACAGAGGGGCGTGACGATGCAAATTCGCTTCAATCCTAAGTTAAAGGAACAGGGTTTATTGGATGTGAAATAG
- a CDS encoding ArnT family glycosyltransferase codes for MNSSAAPPDAPPLMPLSPWVFNLGVPLGFGAIALLLMPLATMFQFDSDEGQEMVKALLYNQGYPLSTIWSDQPPLLTVTLAAWLRVWGDSIMAGRSLILGFSMVLVWAFAQVLRRAVGDRFALLGTGLLILTANFLRLSVSVMIGMPSLACLILSLYAIVRYHESQRWYWVAIAGLTAALSLQYKMFTILLLPLWGLYLWAGGAALSWQAWWEHHRWGRLLLWGGCLGLAFLGLEWLWGMSLDDAFLFHVQGDLKAAFVQEHSLRDVALFYAQELDHVGLACFGIMAQVRRSRRQPAQLNTLPLLWLLWVTVFLINHKPIWYHHALLITLPLVWLATLGLKICWTTLHQRAQGWQQVSWPWVAIAFVLVAIPVKLTLLHLNNHDLLQRGAAYRGAIAQLQAEQPAPDAWFFTDIPIYSLYTHRNIPPEIATLSRKRIAAQDFTAAQLRDLIETYDLQQFLIGRFPIVEDFLRQLYPDRLTTTDYPTVRYYHLQRDP; via the coding sequence GTGAACTCTTCTGCTGCGCCTCCGGATGCTCCGCCCCTCATGCCGTTGTCCCCATGGGTGTTTAATCTGGGCGTGCCGCTGGGGTTTGGCGCGATCGCGCTTCTCCTGATGCCGCTAGCGACGATGTTTCAGTTCGATTCCGATGAAGGCCAAGAGATGGTCAAAGCGTTGCTCTATAACCAAGGCTATCCCCTCAGCACGATTTGGAGTGATCAACCGCCGTTGTTAACGGTGACGTTGGCGGCGTGGCTCCGGGTGTGGGGAGATTCGATTATGGCGGGGCGATCGCTCATTCTCGGTTTTTCGATGGTGTTGGTGTGGGCCTTTGCGCAAGTGTTGCGGCGGGCGGTGGGCGATCGCTTTGCCCTGCTGGGGACGGGGTTGTTAATCCTGACGGCGAATTTTCTGCGGTTGAGTGTGTCGGTGATGATTGGGATGCCGTCACTGGCCTGTTTGATCCTGTCGCTCTATGCGATCGTGCGCTATCACGAGTCGCAGCGTTGGTACTGGGTGGCGATCGCCGGTCTCACCGCCGCCCTATCCTTGCAATACAAAATGTTCACGATTCTGCTCTTACCCCTATGGGGGCTGTATCTCTGGGCTGGCGGGGCTGCATTATCCTGGCAAGCCTGGTGGGAGCACCACCGCTGGGGACGGCTGTTGCTGTGGGGTGGTTGTCTCGGTTTAGCATTTTTAGGATTGGAATGGCTCTGGGGAATGTCGTTAGATGATGCCTTTCTGTTTCATGTCCAAGGGGATTTAAAAGCGGCCTTTGTCCAGGAACATAGCCTGCGGGATGTGGCGCTTTTTTATGCCCAGGAATTAGATCATGTCGGTTTAGCCTGTTTTGGCATCATGGCGCAGGTGAGGCGATCGCGCCGCCAACCGGCCCAACTCAACACCCTACCGCTCCTCTGGCTGCTGTGGGTGACGGTGTTTTTAATCAACCACAAACCGATTTGGTATCACCACGCCCTCCTGATCACTCTGCCTTTGGTGTGGCTCGCCACCCTCGGCCTCAAAATTTGCTGGACAACCCTGCACCAGCGGGCCCAGGGTTGGCAGCAGGTGTCCTGGCCCTGGGTGGCGATCGCCTTTGTCCTCGTTGCCATTCCCGTTAAACTGACGCTCTTACACCTCAACAATCACGACCTGCTCCAACGGGGCGCAGCCTATCGAGGGGCGATCGCGCAACTCCAGGCCGAACAACCCGCCCCCGATGCCTGGTTTTTCACCGACATCCCCATCTACAGCCTCTACACCCACCGCAACATCCCCCCGGAAATCGCGACCCTCTCCCGCAAACGCATCGCCGCCCAAGACTTCACCGCCGCCCAACTCCGCGACCTGATCGAAACCTACGACCTTCAACAATTCCTGATCGGCCGCTTCCCCATCGTCGAAGATTTTCTCCGCCAACTGTATCCCGATCGCCTCACAACCACTGACTATCCCACCGTTCGGTACTATCACTTGCAGCGCGACCCGTAG
- a CDS encoding photosystem II high light acclimation radical SAM protein, whose amino-acid sequence MSHSAALNPTEKILYVRLPCNPIFPIGVVYLADHMHKCFPNIEQRIFDLGTVPPLEFDQSLDAVIDEFQPTLLVFSWRDIQIYAPVGGRGGNPLQTAFEFYYAKNPLLRLRGAMGGLKVTLAYYGELWRNNRLIKRGMARAQRYNANIRTVVGGGAVSVFYEQMQHRLPKGTIISVGEGETLLEKLLRGDSIAGERCYIAGETEPRDRMIHEAPTPLEKTACHYDYIATIWPEFEYYFQADDFYIGVQTKRGCPHNCCYCVYTVVEGKQVRINPADEVVAEMRQLYQRGIRNFWFTDAQFIPARRYIEDAIELLRKIVASGMTDIHWAAYIRADNLTPELCDLMVQTGMNYFEIGITSGSQELVRKMRMGYNLRTVLQNCRDLKAAGFQDMVSVNYSFNVIDETFDTIRQTIAYHRELEAIFGADKVEPAIFFIGLQPHTHLEGYALNQGIIKRNYDPMSMMPWTARKLLWNPEPLGSFFGEVCLQAWQQNPNDFGREVMAILEQRLGRSELEEALSAPMNESDKSIRKDLVALT is encoded by the coding sequence ATGTCCCACTCTGCTGCTCTCAACCCCACTGAAAAAATTCTCTACGTCCGCCTGCCCTGCAACCCCATTTTTCCCATCGGTGTAGTGTACTTGGCGGATCACATGCATAAATGTTTCCCGAACATTGAGCAGCGCATCTTTGACCTCGGCACGGTTCCCCCGCTGGAGTTCGATCAATCCCTCGATGCCGTCATTGATGAATTTCAACCCACGTTGCTCGTCTTCTCCTGGCGGGATATCCAAATCTACGCCCCGGTGGGCGGGCGCGGCGGCAATCCCCTGCAAACTGCTTTTGAATTTTACTATGCAAAAAATCCGCTGCTGCGGCTGCGGGGGGCGATGGGCGGCTTGAAAGTGACCTTGGCTTATTACGGCGAACTCTGGCGCAACAACCGTTTGATTAAACGAGGAATGGCACGGGCCCAACGCTATAACGCCAATATTCGTACCGTCGTGGGCGGTGGTGCGGTCAGTGTCTTTTACGAACAGATGCAGCACCGGTTACCGAAAGGTACGATCATTTCCGTGGGAGAAGGGGAAACCCTCTTGGAAAAACTGCTGCGGGGGGATTCCATTGCCGGGGAACGGTGCTACATCGCCGGGGAAACGGAACCGCGCGATCGCATGATCCACGAAGCCCCCACCCCCCTCGAAAAAACCGCCTGCCACTACGACTACATCGCCACCATCTGGCCCGAATTTGAATATTATTTCCAAGCCGACGACTTCTATATCGGTGTCCAAACCAAACGCGGCTGCCCCCATAACTGCTGCTACTGCGTCTACACCGTCGTCGAAGGCAAACAAGTGCGGATCAACCCCGCCGATGAAGTAGTGGCCGAAATGCGCCAACTCTATCAACGCGGCATCCGTAACTTCTGGTTCACCGATGCCCAATTCATCCCCGCCCGCCGCTACATCGAGGATGCCATTGAACTGCTCCGAAAAATCGTCGCTTCCGGCATGACCGATATCCATTGGGCCGCCTACATCCGCGCCGATAACCTCACCCCGGAACTCTGCGATCTGATGGTACAAACCGGGATGAACTACTTTGAAATCGGCATCACCAGCGGCTCTCAGGAACTCGTGCGCAAAATGCGCATGGGCTACAACCTCCGCACCGTGTTGCAAAACTGCCGCGACCTCAAAGCGGCGGGATTTCAAGATATGGTTTCGGTGAACTACTCATTTAACGTCATCGATGAAACCTTTGACACGATCCGCCAAACGATCGCCTACCATCGCGAACTCGAAGCCATCTTCGGGGCGGATAAGGTCGAACCTGCGATCTTCTTCATTGGCCTCCAACCCCATACCCACCTCGAAGGCTATGCCCTCAACCAAGGCATTATCAAACGTAACTATGACCCGATGAGCATGATGCCCTGGACAGCGCGGAAACTGCTTTGGAACCCGGAACCCCTCGGCTCGTTTTTCGGGGAAGTGTGTTTGCAAGCCTGGCAACAGAACCCTAATGATTTTGGCCGCGAGGTGATGGCGATTCTGGAACAGCGTTTAGGACGGAGCGAGTTAGAAGAGGCGCTCTCGGCTCCGATGAATGAAAGCGACAAATCGATTCGCAAAGACTTGGTGGCCCTGACCTAA
- a CDS encoding DUF1830 domain-containing protein, whose protein sequence is MAQIFDPVPSSVDDPTLCCYVNATSQIQIARITNIENWYFERVVFPGQRLVFEALPGALLEIHTGMMASAILSDTIPCHKLRVHAEDGVDAPPAPNLEAEAAQGSDHASHSNEEPLTV, encoded by the coding sequence ATGGCTCAGATTTTTGATCCTGTACCGAGTAGTGTTGATGATCCGACACTCTGTTGTTACGTCAACGCCACCAGCCAAATTCAAATTGCTCGGATTACCAATATTGAAAATTGGTACTTTGAGCGGGTTGTCTTTCCCGGTCAAAGGCTTGTTTTTGAAGCATTGCCTGGCGCACTTTTAGAAATACACACCGGCATGATGGCAAGTGCCATTTTGTCAGACACGATCCCCTGCCATAAATTGCGGGTTCATGCGGAAGACGGCGTGGACGCTCCTCCAGCACCCAATCTTGAAGCGGAAGCGGCTCAAGGTTCTGACCATGCTAGCCATAGTAACGAAGAACCTCTAACGGTTTAA
- a CDS encoding DUF4079 domain-containing protein, with product MDLPSFLWLWKIAAWSMGLSLTAYCTLGLSGLWMRWGRSHPTAPLWLRPLHLTIGITLVLLVLLLLSIGIVGTLGQYGSLGHSWHLGAGLIVVALVLSSAATGLNVGRRPWVRPLHLSINGVLFAGFLWVSWTGWAVVQKYLPGSTL from the coding sequence GTGGATTTACCGTCCTTTTTATGGCTATGGAAGATTGCCGCATGGTCGATGGGGTTGTCCTTGACGGCATATTGCACGCTGGGCCTGAGCGGCCTATGGATGCGATGGGGGCGATCGCATCCAACCGCGCCCCTGTGGTTGCGTCCGCTCCATCTCACGATTGGGATCACACTGGTTCTGTTAGTGCTGCTACTGCTGTCCATCGGCATTGTGGGCACGTTGGGACAGTATGGTTCCCTGGGTCATTCTTGGCATTTGGGGGCGGGGTTGATCGTGGTGGCGCTGGTGTTAAGTTCGGCGGCGACGGGGTTAAATGTGGGACGGCGGCCCTGGGTGCGCCCCTTGCATCTCAGTATTAACGGGGTCTTGTTCGCCGGGTTTCTCTGGGTGTCGTGGACGGGCTGGGCCGTGGTGCAGAAATATTTACCAGGATCAACACTTTAA
- the psb35 gene encoding photosystem II assembly protein Psb35 yields MQAMFGVTVVLGELPLAFTAVYVVGFIAAVGIGSIAWYNSKRPAGWEGRDRPDFVPKVNEEDETAE; encoded by the coding sequence ATGCAAGCAATGTTCGGGGTTACGGTGGTGTTGGGTGAATTGCCTCTTGCGTTTACCGCTGTTTATGTGGTGGGATTTATCGCAGCGGTGGGGATTGGTTCGATCGCTTGGTATAACTCCAAGCGTCCGGCGGGTTGGGAAGGGCGCGATCGCCCTGATTTCGTGCCGAAAGTGAACGAAGAGGACGAAACCGCAGAATAA
- a CDS encoding HugZ family protein: protein MTSPDDPQSLYLDFPHQFQSLVLSTVSGAGVPHASYAPFVINAARQVYVLISGLAIHTQNMLTTQRASVMWLEDEAQCQQIFARRRLTYDCTVTVIEREAAEWEAIADQFEARFGAMVKTLRSLEDFQLVCLTPQGGRFVMGFGAAYRINGEDLAHLYPLRG, encoded by the coding sequence ATGACCTCCCCGGATGACCCCCAAAGCCTGTATCTTGATTTTCCCCACCAGTTCCAAAGCCTGGTACTCAGCACGGTGAGCGGGGCGGGGGTCCCCCATGCCAGTTATGCGCCGTTTGTGATCAATGCCGCTCGTCAGGTGTATGTGTTGATTAGTGGTCTGGCGATTCATACTCAAAACATGCTGACGACTCAACGGGCGAGTGTGATGTGGCTTGAGGATGAAGCCCAATGCCAACAAATTTTTGCCCGTCGCCGCTTGACCTATGACTGTACGGTCACAGTGATTGAACGAGAGGCGGCGGAGTGGGAGGCGATCGCTGATCAATTTGAGGCGCGGTTTGGCGCAATGGTCAAAACCCTACGGAGTTTAGAGGATTTTCAACTGGTGTGTCTCACCCCCCAGGGCGGCCGCTTTGTGATGGGATTTGGGGCCGCCTATCGGATCAACGGTGAGGATTTAGCACATCTCTATCCTTTGCGAGGTTGA
- a CDS encoding type II secretion system F family protein, translating to MPQFTAEVQDSKGNKLKEKVKATSAEQARMMLQNQYSSIGKIERSGMGFDLNELSEKLTSVTVKDKAVFSRQFAVMINAGVAMVRSLSILQDQCPNPKLKKALTGISADVQAGVSISEAMRKYPECFDQLYVAMVDAGETGGVLDQVLDRLAVLLENMQRLTNQIKSAMTYPMAVGSLAVIVFFAMTIFLIPIFAGIFEDLGTTLPLLTQIMLILSNLFIPDANDWWFWPVFLGSIFGITTAYKIYYKTPAGHLQIDAFFLKAPLVGDLNTKTAVARFCRIFGTLTRSGVPILNCMDIVRDVAGNQVVANAIERAKSEIQQGGMISVALEEEAVFPPLAIQMISIGEETGELDSMMMKVADFYEDEVEQSVKALTSVIEPIMMVGVAALVGVILLSMYLPMFAVFDELG from the coding sequence ATGCCCCAGTTCACTGCTGAAGTTCAAGATTCTAAAGGCAATAAGCTGAAAGAAAAGGTCAAAGCGACCTCAGCCGAACAAGCTCGGATGATGCTCCAAAACCAATATTCCAGTATTGGCAAAATTGAGCGATCGGGTATGGGGTTTGACCTCAATGAACTGTCGGAAAAATTAACCTCCGTCACCGTCAAAGACAAAGCGGTTTTCTCACGGCAATTCGCAGTGATGATCAATGCTGGGGTGGCAATGGTGCGATCGCTCAGTATCCTGCAAGACCAATGCCCCAACCCCAAACTCAAAAAAGCCCTCACCGGCATCAGTGCCGACGTGCAGGCCGGGGTCAGCATCAGCGAAGCAATGCGGAAATATCCCGAATGCTTTGATCAACTCTATGTTGCCATGGTGGATGCCGGTGAAACCGGTGGGGTGCTGGATCAAGTTCTCGATCGTCTGGCGGTCTTGCTCGAAAACATGCAGCGCCTCACCAACCAAATCAAATCCGCCATGACCTATCCCATGGCGGTGGGTTCCTTGGCGGTGATTGTCTTCTTTGCCATGACGATCTTTTTGATTCCCATTTTTGCGGGCATTTTTGAAGACCTCGGAACAACCCTACCGCTGCTCACTCAGATCATGCTGATCTTGAGTAACTTATTCATCCCCGATGCGAACGACTGGTGGTTTTGGCCCGTCTTTCTCGGTTCTATTTTTGGCATCACCACCGCCTACAAAATCTATTACAAAACCCCCGCCGGACATTTACAAATTGATGCCTTTTTCCTCAAAGCACCCCTCGTTGGTGACCTGAACACCAAAACCGCCGTCGCCCGCTTCTGCCGGATTTTCGGGACGCTGACCCGTTCCGGTGTCCCCATTTTGAACTGTATGGACATTGTGCGGGATGTGGCAGGCAATCAAGTGGTAGCCAATGCGATCGAACGGGCCAAATCCGAAATTCAACAGGGGGGGATGATTAGCGTCGCCCTCGAAGAAGAGGCGGTGTTTCCCCCCTTGGCGATTCAGATGATCAGTATTGGTGAAGAAACCGGGGAATTGGATTCCATGATGATGAAAGTCGCTGACTTTTATGAAGATGAAGTCGAACAGTCTGTCAAAGCCCTCACCAGTGTGATTGAGCCGATCATGATGGTAGGGGTGGCAGCTTTGGTGGGGGTGATTCTTTTATCGATGTATCTGCCGATGTTTGCTGTGTTTGATGAACTTGGCTAA